The following proteins are encoded in a genomic region of Amphiura filiformis chromosome 11, Afil_fr2py, whole genome shotgun sequence:
- the LOC140163860 gene encoding procollagen C-endopeptidase enhancer 1-like, translating to IPKGDAGSPLVSQVDNKWYLVGLPSWSRGCAEPGYPAVYTRISEFEEWINNIIIGNYTGDVMCHANYTVAPGDFQSPFYPKNYPNYINCDTRITAPEGYNVYLTVRDFRLEDDGSFDCDFAWDYLSVYDSDVADEDKLFGKYCGATIPRTFRSTGRHLFTTFVTDGSVTERGYDLAFYFVQDTGCDNEFTLAPGTFTSPNYPEDYPNEAECNSLITAPAGQQVLLVMQDFMLEFDEGCNNDFDTLSIYDSSSDDPAKLIGVFCGSEIPETFTSTGENLFVVFKSDRSTVFRGFQAAYYFLPAVMVPDLGLLSFVSRLHPQIRLVFNQLRKTQEKILRHTSNHDFLTTLRSIKLIPKGLSIRGHINTTSRFCSDLVDEAFLSTSSKLLDILIVDSVNAVQQQSTEFLSLCRVLSSLVNPDIFSAILMKLKEMGSKLQFELLTQNVGNSVRTSALHTHHLVLTAISTSLSAQL from the exons ATTCCAAAGGGAGATGCTGGCAGTCCTCTTGTATCCCAGGTTGACAACAAATGGTACTTAGTAGGCTTACCTAGTTGGTCACGTGGTTGTGCTGAGCCAGGATATCCGGCTGTTTACACGCGGATATCAGAATTTGAAGAATGGATCAATAACATTATAATTGGAAACTACACTGGAG ATGTGATGTGTCACGCTAATTATACCGTAGCACCAGGTGATTTCCAGTCGCCATTTTACCCCAAAAACTACCCTAATTACATCAACTGCGACACACGTATCACTGCACCAGAAGGCTACAACGTCTACCTCACCGTACGTGACTTCCGTTTGGAAGACGATGGCTCATTTGACTGCGATTTCGCATGGGATTATCTTAGTGTGTACGACTCGGATGTGGCCGATGAAGACAAGCTGTTTGGTAAATACTGTGGAGCGACGATACCACGTACTTTCAGATCAACTGGACGACATTTGTTTACTACGTTTGTGACTGATGGGTCCGTTACGGAGAGAGGGTACGATCTTGCCTTCTATTTCGTACAAG ACACCGGGTGTGACAACGAATTCACTTTAGCACCAGGCACATTCACTAGTCCGAATTACCCCGAAGACTACCCGAATGAAGCCGAGTGCAACAGCCTCATCACAGCTCCTGCAGGGCAGCAGGTCCTCCTGGTGATGCAAGATTTCATGCTTGAATTCGACGAAGGCTGCAATAACGACTTCGACACCCTGTCGATCTATGACAGCTCCTCTGACGATCCTGCGAAACTCATTGGTGTATTCTGTGGCAGCGAAATTCCCGAAACATTTACTTCTACTGGCGAAAACTTGTTTGTTGTGTTTAAAAGTGATAGGTCGACTGTATTTAGAGGATTCCAGGCTGCATATTATTTCCTCCCAG CCGTCATGGTTCCGGACCTAGGACTCCTCTCGTTTGTCTCTCGTCTACATCCCCAAATCCGTCTTGTCTTCAATCAGCTTCGAAAAACACAAGAAAAAATCTTGCGCCACACTTCTAATCATGATTTTCTTACTACCCTCAGATCAATCAAACTCATCCCTAAAGGATTGTCAATCAGAGGCCACATCAATACAACAAGTAGGTTTTGTTCTGACCTTGTTGATGAAGCTTTTCTTTCTACATCCAGCAAGCTTCTTGATATTCTCATTGTAGATTCTGTCAATGCTGTTCAACAACAGTCTACTGAATTCTTGTCTCTCTGTCGTGttttatcttctctggttaacccCGATATCTTTTCAGCCATCCTTATGAAACTCAAAGAAATGGGCTCTAAACTTCAATTCGAGCTTCTAACTCAAAATGTCGGAAACTCCGTGAGAACATCAGCATTGCACACGCATCACCTGGTGCTTACCGCTATATCGACGAGTCTAAGCGCCCAGCTATGA